AATCCTTCCATCTTTTCGAAGATTTTCACTGACAAAGCCCAGGGTATCCAGTGCAATACGCGCGTCTCCCCCACTGAGTTCCGCCAGCATCCGAATCGCATCCTCATCCCAATCGTGTTTTTTCCTACCCAGTCCTCGCTCTTCGTCGCTGAGTGCATGAATCAAAATCCGATGGATTTCATCTTTATCCAGCCGTTTGAACTCATAAATGGAACCGACACGGCTTAAAATTGCATTGTTCACTGCAAAGTATGGATTTTCCGTAGTACTGCCAATAAAGCGAATCACGCCTTCCTCCAGCGCCTTTAAGAGGGAATCCTGCTGAAGTTTATTCCATCTATGAAACTCATCGACATACACGTATGTAGTCTCTTTTTGGAGACCAAAAAACTTCAATTTTGCTTTTTCTATAATATCCTTTAGTTCTTTTATTCCTGTAGAAGACGCATTGAGTTCATAAAAATCCGCGTCCATTTCCCTGGCAATCAATCTTGCTAATGTAGTCTTCCCCGTTCCTGACGGGCCAAAAAAGATCGCGGAATCAAAGGTTTTATTTTTAATTGCATTGTAAAGCAAAGACTCCTTGTACATAAAATGTCTCTGCCCAACAAATTCATCAATATGCTCCGGTCTCATCCGGGTTGATAAGGGGATCATTCTCCTGCCTTTCCGCCTGAAAAGCTTTCGTAATTCATCTTGTGTATGGTATTCGGCGCCGAATACTTTTTTATGTAGTAGCAAAGCTACTTTTTATTGTATCAAGTTTGAGAGATTTACAACAAACACATCAGACACGACAGCTGATACAACTGCAGCCGCCTCTTTGGCCTTTGCTTCGCTTTCATATGGCAGCCCAAGTACTTTATAGCTTCCATTGCTTTCATAGACATAAGAGTAAATGCCT
This genomic window from Clostridiales bacterium contains:
- a CDS encoding replication-associated recombination protein A yields the protein MIPLSTRMRPEHIDEFVGQRHFMYKESLLYNAIKNKTFDSAIFFGPSGTGKTTLARLIAREMDADFYELNASSTGIKELKDIIEKAKLKFFGLQKETTYVYVDEFHRWNKLQQDSLLKALEEGVIRFIGSTTENPYFAVNNAILSRVGSIYEFKRLDKDEIHRILIHALSDEERGLGRKKHDWDEDAIRMLAELSGGDARIALDTLGFVSENLRKDGRIDKAIIGEAMQRQTTFFDRGEDKYNILSALQKSVRGSDPDAAIHYLARLLEGGADIQMIGRRLMVMASEDIGMAYPSAISIVTGCVQAALMIGLPEARINLAQAVILLASCPKSNSAIVAIEMATSDLQKKNIDDVPDHLKDSHYSGAKKRGLGIGYKYPHDYGGYVKQQYLPDNLYKAGAKYYIPKENGKEGAFKRFLESLYQNK